One region of Limnospira fusiformis SAG 85.79 genomic DNA includes:
- the cysE gene encoding serine O-acetyltransferase produces the protein MLKTLRADFRIIFDRDPAARNWLEVMFCYPGLQALLFHRLAHWLYCIGLPLIPRLISHLSRFITGIEIHPGATIGQGVFIDHGMGVVIGETAIVGDFCLIYQGVTLGGTGKESGKRHPTLGENVVVGAGAKVLGNLQIGNNVRIGAGSVVLRDVPSNCTVVGVPGRIVYRSGVKVNPLEHGSLPDSEAVVIRTLLDRIETLEQQMESLQQERVALVEKVPVGAGFRTYNGQYQTLTTSEGTRSSCQIKNRAIQEFLDGSGI, from the coding sequence GTGCTAAAGACCCTTCGAGCCGACTTTCGCATTATCTTCGATCGCGACCCTGCCGCTCGGAACTGGCTAGAAGTCATGTTCTGCTACCCCGGTCTGCAAGCGTTGCTATTTCACCGTCTCGCTCACTGGTTGTACTGTATCGGTTTACCCCTAATTCCCCGTCTGATATCTCACCTGTCCCGATTTATTACAGGCATTGAAATCCACCCAGGGGCTACCATAGGTCAAGGTGTCTTCATCGATCATGGTATGGGTGTAGTCATTGGAGAAACAGCCATTGTCGGAGACTTCTGCTTAATTTACCAAGGCGTAACCCTCGGCGGTACAGGTAAAGAAAGCGGTAAACGTCACCCCACCCTAGGGGAAAATGTAGTCGTCGGAGCCGGAGCCAAAGTTCTCGGTAATCTCCAAATTGGTAATAATGTTCGCATTGGTGCGGGTTCCGTAGTCTTGCGGGATGTTCCCTCTAACTGCACAGTAGTAGGGGTTCCTGGTCGCATTGTTTACCGCTCCGGTGTCAAAGTTAACCCCCTTGAACATGGCAGTTTACCTGACTCAGAAGCCGTAGTCATTCGGACTCTGCTAGATCGCATTGAAACCCTAGAGCAGCAAATGGAATCCCTACAGCAAGAACGGGTGGCGTTGGTGGAAAAAGTCCCTGTAGGAGCAGGTTTCCGCACCTATAACGGACAATATCAAACCTTAACTACCTCTGAAGGTACGCGCTCTAGCTGTCAGATTAAAAACAGAGCCATCCAAGAATTTTTAGACGGTTCTGGTATTTAA